From the genome of Seriola aureovittata isolate HTS-2021-v1 ecotype China chromosome 6, ASM2101889v1, whole genome shotgun sequence, one region includes:
- the LOC130170647 gene encoding fibronectin type III domain-containing protein 9 has protein sequence MGIAVYNISATSARVSWPSHPGCLDTFYSVMYDPNWNSLLMGYKRKSFMHEERIPVSQTSAHLANLLPQTAYFLCVTCQAANPVREQCQVFSTLSESGEGHDRAGWELAMGVWLTCCILLLVIAGILLWGCLHTICSLQVQAADGCPVVTNSTLQDMSTSGRLYTPRSSEDSTKHATIRQPPLHSAQTTGHIIAQDHELRTLAKLSGSEPA, from the coding sequence ATGGGGATTGCAGTCTACAACATCTCTGCCACCTCAGCCAGGGTGAGCTGGCCATCGCACCCCGGTTGCCTGGACACCTTCTACAGCGTCATGTACGACCCCAACTGGAACAGCCTCCTCATGGGCTACAAGCGCAAGAGCTTCATGCACGAGGAACGCATCCCCGTCAGTCAGACCAGCGCACACCTGGCCAACCTCCTCCCCCAGACCGCCTACTTCTTGTGCGTGACGTGTCAGGCCGCCAATCCGGTGCGGGAGCAGTGCCAGGTGTTCAGCACTCTGAGCGAGAGCGGCGAAGGTCATGACAGAGCGGGCTGGGAGCTCGCCATGGGCGTCTGGCTGACCTGCTGCATCTTGCTCCTGGTCATCGCCGGCATCCTGTTGTGGGGATGTCTTCACACCATCTGCTCCCTCCAAGTCCAGGCCGCAGACGGCTGCCCAGTGGTGACCAACTCAACCCTCCAAGACATGTCCACATCTGGACGCCTCTACACGCCCCGAAGCAGCGAGGACAGCACCAAACACGCCACCATCAGGCAGCCCCCCCTCCACTCAGCGCAGACCACTGGCCACATAATTGCCCAAGACCATGAGCTGAGGACGCTCGCTAAGCTGTCTGGCAGCGAGCCAGCATGA
- the cyfip1 gene encoding cytoplasmic FMR1-interacting protein 1 homolog, which yields MTSTVTLEDALSNVDLLEELPLPDQQPCIEPLPSSVMYQPNFNTNFEDRNAFVTGIARYIEQATVHSSMNEMLEEGQEYAIMLYTWRSCSRAIPQVKCNEQPNRVEIYEKTVEVLEPEVTKLMNFMYFQRTAIDRFCGEVRRLCHTERRKDFVSEAYLMTLGKFINMFAVLDELKNMKCSVKNDHSAYKRAAQFLRKMSEPSSIQESQNLSMFLANHNKITQSLQQQLEVINGYEELLADIVNLCVDYYENKMYLTPGEKHMLLKVMGFGLYLMDGNSSNIYKLDAKKRINLTKIDKFFKQLQVVPLFGDMQIELSRYIKTSAHFEENKSRWTCTSISSSPQYNICEQMIQIREDHMRFISELARYSNSEVVTGSGRQEAQKTDVEYRKLFDLALQGMQLLSQWSAHVMEVYSWKLVHPTDKYSNKECPDNAEEYERATRYNYTSEEKFALVEVIAMIKGLQVLMGRMESVFNHAIRHTIYSALQDFAQITLRDPLRQAIKKRKNVVQSVLQAIRKTVCDWETGREPHNDPALRGEKDPKGGFDIKVPRRAVGPSSTQLYMVRTMLESLIADKSGSKKTLRSSLEGPTILDIEKFHRESFFYTHLLNFSETLQQCCDLSQLWFREFFLELTMGRRIQFPIEMSMPWILTDHILETKEASMMEYVLYPLDLYNDSAHYALTKFKKQFLYDEIEAEVNLCFDQFVYKLADQIFAYYKILAGSLLLDKRLRTDCKNQGANIPWPASNRYETLLKQRHVQLLGRSIDLNRLITQRISAALSKSLELAINRFESEDLTSIMELEGLLDINRMTHKLLSKFLTLDSLDAMFREANHNVSAPYGRITLHVFWELNYDFLPNYCYNGSTNRFVRTILPFSQEFQRDKPPNAQPQYLYGSKTLNLAYSSIFSSYRNFLGPPHIKVMCRLLGYQGIAVVMEELLKVVKSLLQGTIMQYVKTLMEVMPKICRLPRHEYGSPGILEFFHHQLKDIVEYAELKTVCFQNLREVGNAMLFCLLSEQSLSQEEVCDLLHAAPFQNILPRVHVKEGERLDAKMKRLEAKYTALHMVPLIERLGTPQQIAIAREGDLLTKERLCCGLSMFEVILTRVRGFLDDPIWRGPLPSNGVMHVDECVEFHRLWSAMQFVYCIPVGAHEFTVEQCFGDGLHWAGCMIIALLGQQRRFDILDFSYHLLKVQKHDGKDEVIKSVPLKKMVDRIRKFQVLNNEIFAILNKYMKSGDGENMPVEHVRCFQPPIHQSLASS from the exons ATGACGTCCACGGTGACTTTAGAGGATGCTCTCTCCAACGTGgacctgctggaggagctgccACTCCCAGACCAGCAGCCATGCATCGAGCCCCTCCCTTCCTCGGTCATGTATCAG CCAAACTTCAACACCAACTTCGAGGACAGAAATGCCTTCGTCACCGGCATCGCCAGATACATCGAGCAAGCGACCGTCCACTCCAGCATG aatgAGATGTTGGAGGAGGGGCAGGAGTACGCCATCATGCTCTACacctggaggagctgctcaCGTGCAATACCACAG GTGAAATGCAACGAACAGCCCAACAGAGTGGAGATCTACGAGAAGACGGTGGAGGTCCTGGAGCCTGAAGTCACCAAGCTGATGAATTTCATGTACTTCCAG CGCACAGCAATCGACCGTTTCTGCGGGGAGGTCCGTCGTCTCTGTCACACTGAGCGCAGGAAGGACTTTGTGTCCGAGGCTTACCTCATGACCCTCGGGAAGTTCATCAACATGTTCGCTGTGCTGGACGAACTGAAGAACATGAAGTGCAGCGTCAAGAACGACCACTCCGCCTACAAACG AGCTGCCCAGTTCCTCAGAAAGATGTCTGAGCCCTCGTCCATTCAGGAGTCTCAGAATTTGTCCATGTTCCTGGCAAACCACAACAAAATCACTCAG tctttGCAGCAGCAGTTGGAAGTGATTAATGGTTACGAAGAGCTGCTGGCAGACATCGTCAACCTGTGTGTCGACTACTACGAGAACAAGATGTACCTGACTCCCGGTGAGAAGCACATGCTGCTCAAA GTAATGGGTTTCGGCTTGTACCTCATGGACggaaacagcagcaacatctaCAAACTAGATGCCAAGAAGAGAATCAACCTCACCAAGATTGACAAGTTTTTCAAG CAACTCCAGGTGGTCCCTTTGTTCGGCGACATGCAGATTGAGTTGTCCCGGTACATCAAGACCAGCGCTCACTTTGAAGAGAACAAATCCAG gtggACCTGCACGTCTATATCGAGCAGCCCCCAGTACAACATCTGTGAGCAGATGATTCAGATCCGCGAGGATCATATGCGCTTCATCTCGGAGCTGGCTCGCTATAGCAACAGCGAG gtGGTGACGGGATCAGGGCGGCAGGAAGCCCAAAAGACGGATGTGGAATACAGGAAGCTGTTTGACTTGGCGCTGCAGGGCATGCAGCTGCTCTCCCAGTGGAGCGCTCACGTCATGGAAGTG TACTCCTGGAAACTGGTTCATCCCACAGACAAGTACTCCAACAAGGAGTGCCCCGACAACGCTGAGGAGTATGAGAGAGCCACCAGATACAACTACACAAGCGAGGAGAAGTTCGCCCTCGTAGAG GTAATTGCTATGATAAAGGGACTGCAGGTGCTGATGGGACGCATGGAGAGTGTGTTCAATCACGCCATCCGTCACACCATCTACTCAGCTCTGCAGGACTTCGCTCAGATCACTCTGCGTGACCCGCTGCGACAGGCCAtcaagaagaggaagaatgtCGTCCAGAG CGTCCTGCAGGCCATTCGGAAGACGGTCTGCGACTGGGAAACCGGCCGCGAGCCTCACAACGATCCTGCCCTCCGTGGAGAAAAAGACCCCAAGGGTGGCTTTGACATTAAGGTTCCTCGCCGCGCTGTGGGACCCTCCAGCACACAG CTCTACATGGTGAGGACCATGCTGGAGTCTCTCATCGCTGACAAAAGTGGCTCAAAGAAGACTCTGCGCAGCAGTCTGGAAGGACCAACCATCCTGGACATTGAGAAGTTTCACCGCGAGTCCTTCTTTTACACCCATCTGCTGAATTTCAGCG AGACCTTGCAGCAGTGTTGTGACCTCTCCCAGCTCTGGTTCAGAGAGTTCTTCCTGGAGCTCACTATGGGGCGCAGGATCCAGTTCCCCATCGAGATGTCCATGCCGTGGATCCTCACCGACCACATCCTGGAGACCAAGGAAGCTTCCATGATGGA GTATGTGCTGTATCCCCTGGATTTGTACAACGACAGTGCGCATTACGCCCTGACCAAATTCAAGAAGCAGTTCCTCTATGATGAAATAGAGGCTGAG GTGAACTTGTGCTTCGATCAGTTCGTCTACAAGCTGGCTGATCAGATATTTGCCTACTACAAGATCCTAGCAGGAAG TCTTCTCCTTGACAAACGTTTGAGAACTGACTGCAAGAACCAAGGGGCCAATATTCCCTGGCCTGCCTCCAACCGCTACGAGACTCTGCTGAAGCAGCGCCATGTCCAG CTCCTAGGCCGCTCCATTGATCTGAACAGGCTCATCACTCAGAGGATTTCAGCTGCCCTTTCGAAGTCTCTGGAGCTGGCCATCAATCGCTTTGAGAGCGAGGACCTCACCTCAATCATG GAACTGGAAGGTCTTCTGGATATCAACCGCATGACGCACAAGCTCCTCAGTAAGTTTTTGACTCTGGACAGCCTGGACGCCATGTTCCGCGAGGCCAACCACAACGTGTCGGCCCCCTACGGCCGGATAACGCTGCACGTCTTCTGGGAGCTCAACTACGACTTCTTGCCCAACTACTGCTACAACGGTTCTACCAACAG gttcgTGCGCACCATCCTGCCCTTCTCTCAAGAGTTCCAGAGGGACAAGCCACCCAATGCTCAGCCACAGTATCTGTACGGGTCAAAG ACCTTGAACCTGGCGTACAGCAGCATATTTAGCTCCTACAGAAACTTCCTGGGTCCCCCGCACATCAAGGTCATGTGTCGACTGCTGGGCTACCAGGGCATTGCTGTGGTGATGGAGGAACTGCTGAAGGTTGTCAAAAGCCTG CTCCAGGGAACCATAATGCAGTATGTGAAGACCCTGATGGAGGTTATGCCCAAGATCTGCAGACTTCCCCGCCACGAGTATGGCTCCCCAG GTATCCTGGAGTTCTTCCACCACCAGCTGAAGGACATCGTGGAGTACGCGGAGCTCAAGACGGTGTGTTTCCAGAACCTGAGGGAAGTGGGCAACGCCATGCTGTTCTGTCTGCTGAGCGAGCAGAGTCTG TCACAAGAGGAAGTCTGTGATTTGCTGCATGCTGCACCTTTCCAAAACATTCTTCCCAGAGTCCATGTCAAAG AGGGGGAACGTCTGGACGCCAAGATGAAGCGCTTGGAAGCCAAATACACAGCACTGCATATGGTTCCACTGATAGAGCGACTCGGCACCCCACAG CAAATAGCCATCGCTCGCGAGGGCGACCTTCTGACCAAAGAGAGGCTGTGCTGTGGTTTGTCCATGTTCGAAGTCATCCTCACGCGCGTGCGAGGCTTCCTAGATGACCCCATCTGGCGCGGGCCGCTGCCCAGCAACGGTGTGATGCATGTGGACGAGTGTGTGGAGTTCCACCGTCTCTGGAGTGCCATGCAGTTTGTGTACTGCATCCCTGTGGGAGCCCATGAGTTCACAGTAGA GCAGTGCTTCGGAGACGGCCTCCACTGGGCGGGCTGCATGATCATCGCCCTGCTGGGACAGCAGAGACGCTTCGACATCCTCGACTTCAGCTACCACCTCCTGAAGGTGCAGAAACACGACGGCAAAGACGAGGTCATCAAGAGTGTG CCACTGAAGAAAATGGTTGACAGAATCCGCAAGTTCCAAGTCCTCAACAACGAGATCTTTGCCATCCTGAACAAGTACATGAAGTCCGGAGACGGAGAGAACATGCCGGTGGAACACGTCCGATGCTTCCAACCACCGATACACCAGTCGCTGGCCAGCAGCTGA